A stretch of Bos indicus isolate NIAB-ARS_2022 breed Sahiwal x Tharparkar chromosome 24, NIAB-ARS_B.indTharparkar_mat_pri_1.0, whole genome shotgun sequence DNA encodes these proteins:
- the METTL4 gene encoding N(6)-adenine-specific methyltransferase METTL4 isoform X3, with protein MSVVHELSPGWLLDHLAFINKISYELHQHHEPCCSKSRPTSVHLDSLHMDSVSSFGASATFVPSTSKPENDDRGNCEMFIQKYVFRSELFDISKPYITSANHKECQESKEKEDLVNDVKKEIFISINGKKRKRCVAFNQGELDAMEYHRKIRGLILDGSSQLIQEGLTSGFLHSCSEKLNKCSEPITLPLDTCNLSELCEMAKHLPFLNETELQTLQLMEDDTSVTEQDLFSRIVENTSSFTKIITLMGQKYLLPPKSSFLLSDISCMHPLLNCKKTYDVIVIDPPWQNKSVKRSNRYSYLSPLQIKQIPVPKLAAPSCLVVTWVTNRQKHLRFVKEELYPSWSVEVVAEWHWVKITSSGEFVFPLDSPHKKPYEGLILGRVREKAALLLSRNADVKELPIPDHKLIVSVPCTLHSHKPPLAVCLEM; from the exons ATGTCTGTGGTGCATGAGCTATCACCAGGATGGCTGCTGGATCACCTCGCTTTCATTAACAAGATAAGCTATGAACTTCACCAGCATCATGAGCCTTGTTGTAGTAAAAGCCGGCCTACTTCTGTTCACCTTGATTCTCTTCACATGGATTCTGTGTCCTCTTTTGGAGCCTCTGCTACATTTGTTCCTTCTACCAGTAAGCCAGAGAATGATGATAGAGGAAATTGTGAAATGTTCATACAGAAATATGTATTTCGATCTGAACTCTTTGATATCAGCAAACCTTATATAACTTCCGCTAATCACAAAGAGTgccaagaaagtaaagaaaaggaagatctAGTAAATGATGTTAAGAAAGAAATCTTCATTTCTATTAATGGCAAG AAGCGTAAGAGATGTGTTGCTTTCAATCAAGGTGAACTGGATGCTATGGAATACCACAGAAAG ATCAGGGGGCTGATTTTGGATGGATCTTCACAGTTAATCCAAGAAGGTCTCACAAGTGGCTTTCTTCATTCATGTTCTGAAAAACTGAACAAGTGCAGTGAGCCCATTACTTTACCGCTTGATACCTGTAATTTGTCAGAATTATGTGAAATGGCAAAGCATTTGCCTTTTCTGAATGAGACGGAACTTCAGACGTTACAGTTGATGGAAGATGATACCTCTGTTACAGAGCAGGATTTATTTTCACGGATAGTTGAGAATACCTCTAGCTTTACAAAAATTATTACTTTAATGGGACAAAAATACCTGCTGCCACCAAAAAGCAGTTTTCTTTTGTCTGACATTTCTTGTATGCACCCACTTCTGAACT gTAAGAAAACATATGATGTGATTGTGATAGATCCACCATGGCAGAACAAATCGGTTAAAAGAAGTAACAG atataGTTATTTATCACCACTGCAGATAAAGCAGATCCCTGTCCCTAAGCTGGCTGCTCCAAGCTGTCTTGTTGTTACGTGGGTGACAAATAGACAGAAGCACCTGCGTTTTGTCAAGGAAGAGCTTTACCCGTCTTGGTCTGTGGAGGTAGTTGCTGAATGGCACTGGGTAAAA ATCACCAGTTCAGGAGAGTTTGTGTTCCCATTAGATTCTCCACACAAAAAGCCTTATGAAGGTCTTATATTGGGAAGAGTTCGAGAAAAAGCTGCTTTACTATTAAG TAGGAATGCAGATGTAAAAGAGCTGCCCATTCCAGACCACAAGTTAATTGTCAGTGTGCCCTGTACGCTCCATTCACATAAGCCACCTCTTGCTG